CGCCGATCGGCAGCAGGCTTTTGCCTTCCTGCAACAGGGCGCGCACCGCGCCTTCGTCCAGCACGACGCGGCCGCGCAGACGCAGGTGGTCCGCCAGCCATTGCTTGCGCGCCGACCACACCGGCAGCACGGCCCGCAATTCGCTGCCGATGCATTCGCCGCGTGACAGACGCACCAGCACGTCGCGCTCGCGGCCCGACGCAATGACGGTATGCGCGCCGCTGTGCGCGGCCCGCTTTGCGGCCAGCACCTTGGTCAGCATGCCGCCCGTTCCGATCCCGCTGCCCGCGCCGCCCGCCATGGCTTCCAACGCCGGGTCGCCGGCCTGGGCGTGCGCCACGAAACGGGCATCGGGGTCCTTGCGCGGGTCCGCTTCGTACAGGCCGCGCTGATCCGTCAGGATGATCAGGGCGTCTGCTTCGATCAGGTTCGTCACCAGGGCGCCGAGCGTATCGTTGTCGCCGAAGCGGATCTCATCGGTGACCACCGTGTCGTTTTCATTGACGATGGGCACCACACCCAGCCGCAGCAGCGCGAACAGGGTGGACCGCGCGTTCAGATAGCGGCGCCGGTCGGCCAGGTCTTCGTGAGTCAGCAGCACTTGCGCCGTGCGCAGGCCGTGCTCGGCGAAGGCGGCTTCATAGGCCTGCGCCAAGCCCATCTGCCCGACCGCGGCGGCCGCCTGCAGTTCATGCATGG
The sequence above is a segment of the Bordetella genomosp. 9 genome. Coding sequences within it:
- the proB gene encoding glutamate 5-kinase, which produces MTADTNAVSVIAAAHRLVAKVGSTLVTNEGRGLDRAAVAHWAQQIAALRQQGKQIVLVSSGAIAEGMARLGWRKRPAAMHELQAAAAVGQMGLAQAYEAAFAEHGLRTAQVLLTHEDLADRRRYLNARSTLFALLRLGVVPIVNENDTVVTDEIRFGDNDTLGALVTNLIEADALIILTDQRGLYEADPRKDPDARFVAHAQAGDPALEAMAGGAGSGIGTGGMLTKVLAAKRAAHSGAHTVIASGRERDVLVRLSRGECIGSELRAVLPVWSARKQWLADHLRLRGRVVLDEGAVRALLQEGKSLLPIGVIDVQGDFERGDVIACLDTEGRECARGLVNYSSSETRRIMRQPSSRIEALLGSMTEPELVHRDNLVVL